In Topomyia yanbarensis strain Yona2022 chromosome 2, ASM3024719v1, whole genome shotgun sequence, one DNA window encodes the following:
- the LOC131681266 gene encoding uncharacterized protein LOC131681266 — MFPQLLLLFICGKLSSSGYVAVQLPYANPAGINYVSGQTHYQAGLQAGPVRYPVPVAASSSYPAQAVQVVRSPSYYSYNLAPQPVAIPYPFSAYGHAYGQSSLTPVVYGAAQRPSVIAVAPPPVHQYHTSVVQPGHYPTAVAPQPIHPVVTQYHTPAVQPVHYPTATAVPVHVPVAAVTPVTPIVHVAPVTPVTTTFTKTVTREEGSISASTESPIHVIKSRKYKVRRPAIQNQFYDIEERVIIRPVGSALVELEHPVSRTETGVKTKTIQTKHEIGGGSYGYDHAVTTEATITQKPQIIQTNTVYHQTPVQHTPALVPHPVIIHGSNTGHVGHPVVVPPVQTPVYVNQVQPVYFPVHSIPSTVTTFRPPHQVTYPVQVVTTPASTTVETPTSDGGLDYDDSVVIEARSGARTLHEISSTESSQHYSTTPAKYRKCEDNDVEDLPKRGDIAITYATEATHQSIASEEENITVSSTTEKPQVADQAAPENLDTNARFSAQENNQSQAIIVESQPRSLSRSSNADFSETSASSSRVVISNSGVSADQARSNQEQFIKLLSERDSISEVGYGPNTDTSSNLINTYVRSRVLSATPAPYNSKESSRTVNIRRIIVSRPIETEQEVEVREHSLSSHADGHQIASSSEQVPLYTTAKPPAFANDDVN, encoded by the coding sequence ATGTTTCCCCAGTTGCTGCTTCTTTTCATCTGTGGCAAACTCAGCTCATCAGGCTATGTAGCCGTCCAGTTACCATACGCCAATCCTGCTGGAATAAACTACGTTAGCGGTCAGACGCACTACCAAGCCGGACTGCAGGCAGGTCCAGTACGATATCCGGTGCCCGTCGCAGCTTCATCGTCATATCCAGCACAGGCAGTTCAAGTGGTCAGAAGTCCATCATATTACTCCTACAACCTGGCACCGCAACCTGTAGCGATCCCGTACCCGTTCAGCGCATACGGTCACGCATACGGCCAGTCGTCCTTAACTCCAGTGGTTTATGGAGCCGCCCAACGTCCCTCTGTAATAGCAGTTGCACCGCCTCCCGTTCATCAATATCACACTTCCGTCGTCCAGCCAGGCCATTATCCAACTGCAGTCGCTCCGCAACCAATTCATCCAGTTGTAACCCAATATCACACGCCCGCGGTTCAACCAGTTCATTATCCAACTGCAACCGCTGTTCCAGTACACGTTCCTGTAGCTGCTGTTACTCCGGTCACACCGATAGTTCATGTTGCTCCAGTGACCCCCGTTACTACGACTTTCACGAAAACTGTTACAAGAGAAGAGGGTTCAATATCAGCGAGTACGGAATCCCCTATTCATGTAATTAAATCTCGCAAAtataaagtgcgaagacctgcaATTCAAAACCAATTCTACGATATAGAAGAGAGAGTTATAATCCGGCCGGTTGGAAGTGCGCTGGTAGAGCTAGAACATCCAGTATCTCGAACTGAAACCGGTGTTAAAactaaaacaattcaaacaaaACATGAAATCGGAGGTGGCAGTTACGGCTATGATCACGCCGTGACCACTGAGGCGACTATAACACAGAAACCCCAAATTATACAAACCAATACCGTTTATCACCAGACACCGGTGCAGCATACTCCAGCGCTCGTTCCACATCCCGTGATAATACATGGCAGTAACACAGGCCACGTAGGCCACCCGGTTGTTGTACCTCCAGTACAAACCCCAGTTTATGTGAATCAGGTGCAACCGGTTTATTTTCCAGTGCATTCTATACCATCCACGGTCACAACCTTTAGACCTCCCCATCAGGTAACATACCCGGTACAGGTGGTGACAACCCCAGCATCTACAACAGTCGAAACACCAACAAGCGATGGCGGCTTAGATTATGACGACTCAGTAGTAATTGAGGCCCGCAGCGGTGCCCGTACATTACATGAAATATCTTCAACTGAGAGCTCTCAACATTACTCCACAACTCCAGCCAAGTACAGAAAATGTGAAGATAACGATGTTGAAGATTTGCCGAAGCGCGGTGATATTGCCATCACCTATGCCACCGAAGCTACTCACCAAAGTATAGCGAGTGAGGAGGAAAACATAACAGTATCATCGACCACTGAGAAACCACAGGTTGCAGACCAAGCTGCTCCAGAAAATTTGGATACCAATGCACGTTTCTCCGCACAAGAGAACAATCAATCACAAGCGATCATTGTCGAAAGCCAACCTCGATCGCTGTCTCGTTCCAGCAATGCCGATTTCAGTGAAACCAGTGCGTCTTCGTCACGAGTTGTCATCTCAAACTCAGGCGTCTCAGCAGACCAAGCGCGTTCAAATCAGGAACAATTTATAAAACTCCTATCGGAGCGCGATTCCATTTCTGAGGTTGGATATGGACCGAATACCGACACTTCCAGCAATCTCATCAACACCTACGTAAGAAGTCGAGTTCTATCGGCAACGCCAGCACCGTACAATTCAAAGGAAAGCAGCAGAACTGTCAATATTCGAAGAATCATTGTTTCCCGACCGATCGAAACTGAACAGGAGGTCGAAGTGCGAGAGCATAGCTTATCCTCGCATGCCGACGGTCATCAGATAGCATCCAGCTCAGAGCAGGTTCCTTTGTATACAACAGCAAAACCCCCGGCATTTGCAAACGATGATGTAAATTAA